In Micromonospora sp. NBC_01813, the following are encoded in one genomic region:
- the uvrB gene encoding excinuclease ABC subunit UvrB, with the protein MALDIPRLDGRFQVVSDYSPAGDQPAAIDELERRVRRGDRHTVLLGATGTGKSATTAWLVERLQRPTLVMAPNKTLCAQLAKEFRELMPHNAVEYFVSYYDYYQPEAYIPQTDTYIEKDSSINEEVERLRHSATMSLLTRRDVIVVATVSAIYGLGTPQEYLERAVKVATGAEQDRDSLLRQLVEIQYARNDLAFNRGTFRVRGDTLEIIPAYEELAVRIEFFGDEIEKLYYLHPLTGDVVREVDQLLIFPATHYAAGPARMERAIGDIEAELTERLAELDRQGKLLEAQRLRMRTTYDIEMMRQVGFCSGIENYSMHIDGRDYGSPPHTLLDYFPDDFVTVIDESHVTIPQIGGMFEGDASRKRMLIDHGFRLPSAADNRPLRFDEFLERVGQMVFLSATPGPWEMEHAAGEFVEQVIRPTGLVDPQVLVKPTKGQIDDLMHEIRLRTDRDERVLVTTLTKKMAEDLTDYLLEHGIRVRYLHSEVDTLRRVELLRELRKGEYDVLIGINLLREGLDLPEVSLVAILDADKEGFLRSGRSLIQTIGRAARNVSGEVHMYADKMTPSMAAAIDETTRRRAKQVAYNEAHGISPEPLRKKIHDILDDIYKEADDTDGALAGRSVGGSGRQMSRGKGPVPETRSRGRGTTTPSSAGMARADLAQLIQELNDQMLNAARELQFELAARIRDEISELKKELRAMDVAGVS; encoded by the coding sequence ATGGCGCTCGACATCCCACGACTCGACGGCCGCTTCCAGGTCGTCAGTGACTACTCCCCGGCCGGGGACCAGCCGGCGGCCATCGACGAGCTTGAGCGTCGGGTGCGTCGGGGCGATCGCCACACGGTGCTGCTCGGCGCGACCGGCACCGGTAAGAGCGCCACCACCGCCTGGCTGGTCGAGCGCCTGCAGCGGCCCACCCTGGTGATGGCCCCGAACAAGACCCTCTGCGCCCAGTTGGCCAAGGAGTTCCGCGAGCTCATGCCGCACAACGCGGTGGAGTACTTCGTCTCCTACTACGACTACTACCAGCCCGAGGCGTACATCCCGCAGACCGACACCTACATCGAGAAGGACTCCTCGATCAACGAGGAGGTGGAGCGGCTGCGGCACTCGGCGACCATGTCGCTGCTGACCCGCCGGGACGTGATCGTGGTCGCGACCGTGTCGGCGATCTACGGCCTGGGCACCCCACAGGAATACCTCGAACGCGCGGTCAAGGTCGCGACCGGCGCCGAGCAGGACCGCGACTCGCTGCTGCGCCAGCTGGTCGAGATCCAGTACGCCCGCAACGACCTGGCCTTCAACCGGGGCACCTTCCGGGTCCGCGGCGACACCCTGGAGATCATTCCGGCGTACGAGGAGTTGGCGGTCCGGATCGAGTTCTTCGGCGACGAGATCGAGAAGCTCTACTATCTGCACCCGCTGACCGGTGACGTGGTCCGCGAGGTCGACCAGCTGCTGATCTTCCCGGCCACGCACTACGCCGCCGGGCCGGCCCGGATGGAGCGGGCGATCGGCGACATCGAGGCCGAGTTGACCGAGCGGCTCGCCGAGCTGGACCGCCAGGGCAAGCTCCTCGAAGCGCAGCGGCTGCGGATGCGCACCACGTACGACATCGAGATGATGCGCCAGGTCGGCTTCTGCTCCGGCATCGAGAACTACTCCATGCACATCGACGGGCGCGACTACGGCAGCCCGCCGCACACCCTGCTGGACTACTTCCCGGACGACTTCGTCACCGTCATCGACGAGTCACACGTGACGATCCCGCAGATCGGCGGCATGTTCGAGGGCGACGCGTCGCGCAAACGGATGCTGATCGACCACGGGTTCCGGCTGCCCAGCGCCGCCGACAACCGGCCGCTGCGCTTCGACGAGTTCCTCGAGCGGGTCGGTCAGATGGTGTTCCTGTCCGCCACCCCGGGGCCGTGGGAGATGGAGCACGCGGCCGGCGAGTTCGTCGAGCAGGTGATCCGCCCCACCGGGCTGGTCGACCCGCAGGTGCTGGTCAAGCCGACCAAGGGGCAGATCGACGACCTGATGCACGAGATCCGGTTGCGCACCGACCGCGACGAGCGGGTGCTGGTCACCACGCTGACCAAGAAGATGGCCGAGGACCTCACCGACTACCTGCTGGAGCACGGCATCCGGGTGCGGTACCTGCACTCCGAGGTCGACACGCTGCGCCGGGTGGAGCTGCTGCGCGAGCTGCGCAAGGGCGAGTACGACGTGCTGATCGGCATCAACCTGCTGCGTGAGGGCCTGGACCTGCCCGAGGTGTCCCTCGTCGCGATCCTCGACGCCGACAAGGAGGGCTTTCTGCGCAGCGGCCGGTCGTTGATCCAGACCATCGGCCGGGCCGCCCGAAACGTCTCCGGCGAGGTCCACATGTACGCCGACAAGATGACCCCGTCGATGGCCGCCGCGATCGACGAGACCACCCGGCGTCGGGCCAAGCAGGTGGCGTACAACGAGGCGCACGGCATCTCGCCGGAGCCGCTGCGCAAGAAGATTCACGACATCCTCGACGACATCTACAAGGAGGCCGACGACACCGACGGCGCGCTCGCCGGTCGGTCGGTCGGTGGCTCCGGCCGGCAGATGTCCCGCGGCAAGGGCCCGGTGCCGGAGACCCGCAGCAGAGGTCGGGGCACCACCACCCCGTCCAGCGCCGGGATGGCCCGCGCCGATCTGGCCCAACTGATCCAGGAGCTCAACGACCAGATGCTCAATGCCGCCCGCGAGCTGCAGTTCGAGCTGGCCGCCCGGATCCGCGACGAGATCTCCGAGCTGAAGAAGGAGCTGCGGGCGATGGACGTCGCCGGCGTCAGCTGA
- a CDS encoding DUF397 domain-containing protein: MEPTQIELRWRKSSRSNANGDCVEVAPASRVVAVRDSTDPTGPRLAFPATAWRSFVDGLRG; encoded by the coding sequence GTGGAGCCGACTCAAATCGAGCTGCGCTGGCGTAAGAGCAGCCGCAGCAACGCCAACGGCGACTGTGTCGAGGTCGCCCCGGCCAGCAGGGTGGTTGCGGTCCGCGACTCCACCGACCCGACCGGTCCGCGACTGGCCTTCCCCGCCACCGCTTGGCGCTCCTTCGTGGATGGTCTGCGCGGCTGA
- a CDS encoding DUF397 domain-containing protein produces the protein MYDLTGAVWHKSSRSNNSNNCVEVATGVPGCDVVVAVRDSKERSGPVLVFRRGEWKAFLAGAHAGDFDLNQ, from the coding sequence ATGTATGACCTGACCGGAGCGGTGTGGCATAAGTCCAGCCGCAGCAACAACAGCAACAACTGTGTCGAGGTCGCGACCGGCGTACCGGGCTGCGACGTGGTTGTCGCCGTACGTGACAGCAAGGAGCGGAGCGGCCCGGTGCTGGTCTTCCGTCGTGGCGAGTGGAAGGCGTTCCTCGCCGGTGCCCATGCGGGCGACTTCGACCTGAACCAGTGA
- a CDS encoding DUF397 domain-containing protein has product MVRPTPTEPLRWRKSSRSNANGNCVEVAPVGGVVAVRDSTDPTGPQLAFPAASWRSFMDGLRG; this is encoded by the coding sequence ATGGTCAGGCCGACCCCGACCGAGCCGCTGCGGTGGCGCAAGAGCAGCCGCAGCAACGCGAACGGGAACTGTGTCGAGGTCGCCCCAGTCGGCGGGGTGGTCGCGGTCCGCGACTCCACCGACCCGACCGGCCCGCAGTTGGCCTTCCCCGCTGCCAGTTGGCGCTCCTTCATGGATGGCCTACGCGGCTGA
- a CDS encoding PadR family transcriptional regulator has protein sequence MVGDRLELELRRGVVVLAVLSQLGEFRYGYELRQSLSDNGLPIEEGTLYPLLRRLESQGVLVSEWRTEGQPRRYYRLSAAGEELYVRLRDSWYGMNEAMGQLLKGDR, from the coding sequence ATGGTTGGCGACAGGCTGGAACTTGAGCTGCGCCGGGGCGTTGTCGTGCTGGCGGTGCTGTCACAGCTGGGCGAGTTTCGCTACGGCTACGAGTTGCGGCAGTCGCTGTCCGACAACGGCCTCCCGATCGAGGAGGGGACGCTGTATCCGCTGCTGCGGCGGCTGGAGAGTCAGGGCGTCCTGGTCAGCGAGTGGCGGACCGAAGGGCAGCCACGCCGCTACTACCGCCTGAGTGCCGCCGGGGAAGAGCTGTACGTCCGGCTCAGGGACTCGTGGTACGGGATGAACGAGGCCATGGGCCAGCTGCTGAAGGGGGACAGGTAG
- a CDS encoding STM4015 family protein, which produces MTINEHITHLAGLPVVAFDPQTAPEHAGAPVAWRLSVTDDKGRDAFAELVTTWLDTVDPASVQALVVGDWGNAWDIAFPVQALVDAASRLANLRAVFLGEMTFDECEMSWILQPDITPLLTAYPALEVLRVRGAMSLQLQAVQHTGLRELAIESGGLPATITRAIVESDLPNCAHLELWLGTEDYGRDTGVDDLAPILDGTRLPALRTLGLRNAEIADEVAAALATAAVVSRLEVLDLSLGTLGDDGAAALLDGQPLTHLRRLDLHRHYLSDEMMARLPAALPGVDVDVTDQEEEDEDMGRYVAVGE; this is translated from the coding sequence ATGACGATCAACGAGCACATCACCCATCTGGCCGGACTTCCGGTTGTCGCCTTCGACCCGCAGACCGCGCCCGAGCACGCCGGAGCACCGGTTGCCTGGCGGCTCAGCGTGACCGATGACAAGGGCAGGGACGCCTTCGCCGAGTTGGTCACCACCTGGTTGGACACTGTCGACCCGGCGAGCGTGCAGGCGCTGGTCGTCGGCGACTGGGGCAACGCCTGGGACATCGCGTTTCCGGTGCAGGCGCTGGTCGACGCCGCATCCCGGCTGGCGAACCTGCGGGCCGTGTTCCTCGGCGAGATGACCTTCGACGAGTGTGAGATGTCCTGGATCCTGCAGCCCGACATCACCCCGCTGCTGACCGCGTACCCGGCGCTGGAGGTACTGCGGGTACGCGGCGCCATGTCGCTGCAGCTGCAAGCCGTCCAGCACACCGGGCTGCGGGAGCTTGCCATCGAGTCCGGCGGGCTGCCGGCCACCATCACCCGCGCCATCGTGGAAAGCGACCTGCCGAACTGCGCCCACCTCGAACTGTGGCTCGGCACCGAGGACTACGGGCGCGACACAGGCGTCGACGACCTCGCGCCGATCCTCGACGGCACTCGGCTGCCCGCCCTGCGTACCCTCGGGTTGCGCAACGCCGAGATCGCCGACGAGGTCGCCGCGGCCCTGGCCACGGCGGCGGTCGTGTCCCGCCTGGAGGTTCTCGACCTGTCGCTGGGCACCCTCGGTGACGACGGCGCCGCCGCGCTGCTCGACGGCCAGCCGTTGACCCACCTGCGTCGGCTCGACCTGCACCGGCACTACCTGTCCGACGAGATGATGGCCCGGCTGCCCGCCGCGTTGCCCGGCGTCGACGTCGACGTCACCGACCAGGAGGAGGAAGACGAAGACATGGGCCGGTACGTGGCAGTCGGCGAATGA
- a CDS encoding STM4014 family protein translates to MSHTAPLVVVGNPDNRRVGSFRAAGHAAGLRVHVLPWRELAAGDVSLPDRAQVRIDSPGEDAEVDRLLRGADQPLAHGEISGGAAWYAGLLAALARLTVAAQRAGATLLNDPADIATMFDKGACQRRLAQAGVAQPAALDDAPADWAALRAALAAAGWARVFVKPVHGSSASGVLALHLAGDRVQAVTSVEAADDGRLYNSLRLRAYRTEREVASIVDRLAPDGLLVQRWFPKAGLHGRVFDLRVLVIAGQPDHVVVRSSEGPVTNLHLGNRRGDPAAVRAVLGPQRWPAALAECVSAARCFTGSLHVGVDLMIASDWRRHAVAEVNAFGDLLPGVCDDAGRDSYAAQLHAVRTGRFTAWRAAAAMERSA, encoded by the coding sequence ATGAGCCACACCGCGCCGCTGGTGGTGGTCGGCAACCCGGACAACCGGCGGGTCGGCTCGTTTCGGGCCGCCGGGCACGCCGCTGGCCTGCGGGTACACGTGCTGCCCTGGCGGGAGTTGGCCGCCGGCGACGTCAGCCTGCCCGATCGCGCGCAGGTGCGCATCGACTCACCCGGTGAGGACGCCGAGGTCGACCGGCTGCTGCGCGGTGCCGACCAGCCGCTGGCCCACGGCGAGATCAGCGGCGGTGCCGCCTGGTACGCCGGGCTGCTCGCCGCGCTCGCCCGGCTGACCGTCGCCGCGCAGCGGGCCGGCGCCACCCTGCTCAACGACCCCGCCGACATCGCCACCATGTTCGACAAGGGTGCCTGTCAGCGACGACTTGCCCAGGCCGGGGTGGCGCAACCGGCCGCGCTGGACGACGCGCCGGCCGACTGGGCGGCGCTGCGGGCAGCGCTGGCCGCCGCCGGTTGGGCGCGGGTCTTCGTCAAACCGGTACACGGCTCGTCGGCCTCCGGCGTGCTGGCCCTGCACCTGGCCGGTGACCGGGTGCAGGCGGTCACCTCGGTCGAGGCGGCCGACGACGGACGGCTGTACAACTCGCTGCGGCTGCGGGCGTACCGCACCGAACGCGAGGTGGCGTCGATCGTGGACCGGCTGGCACCGGACGGGTTGCTGGTGCAGCGTTGGTTCCCCAAGGCCGGGCTGCACGGGCGGGTCTTCGACCTGCGGGTGCTGGTGATCGCCGGCCAGCCCGATCATGTGGTGGTCCGCAGCAGCGAAGGGCCGGTGACCAACCTGCACCTGGGCAACCGGCGCGGCGACCCGGCAGCGGTACGCGCGGTGCTCGGCCCGCAGCGCTGGCCGGCGGCGCTCGCCGAATGCGTGAGCGCGGCCCGCTGCTTCACCGGCAGCCTGCACGTCGGCGTGGACCTGATGATCGCAAGTGACTGGCGGCGGCACGCCGTGGCGGAGGTCAACGCCTTCGGGGACCTGCTTCCCGGGGTGTGCGACGACGCCGGGCGCGACAGCTACGCTGCCCAACTGCACGCCGTGCGTACCGGCCGGTTTACCGCCTGGCGGGCCGCCGCCGCAATGGAGAGGTCGGCATGA
- a CDS encoding STM4013/SEN3800 family hydrolase, producing the protein MKDLIGSHDLLFVTLDTLRYDVAAELLAAGRTPQLARALPGGQWQRRHSPASFTYAAHQAFFAGFLPTPAEPGSHPRLFAAKFPGAATTDEHTWIFDAPDLVTALRKESYHTVCVGGVGFFNRASPLGATLPGLFTEAHWEPTFGVTAPACFEAQLDRIAEVVPAVPADQPLFLFVNVAAMHQPNRHYLPGADRDNRDSHAAALEYVDQHIGRLFATMTSRDRPCMTIICADHGTAYGEDGHSGHRVGHEVVWTVPYADFVLAPGSWSAAAESP; encoded by the coding sequence ATGAAGGATCTGATCGGCAGCCACGACCTGCTGTTCGTCACCCTCGACACGCTGCGCTACGACGTGGCGGCCGAGTTGCTCGCCGCCGGTCGCACACCGCAGCTGGCCCGGGCGCTGCCCGGCGGCCAGTGGCAGCGGCGGCACAGCCCGGCCAGCTTCACCTACGCTGCACACCAGGCGTTTTTCGCCGGCTTCCTGCCCACCCCGGCCGAGCCGGGCAGCCACCCCCGGCTGTTCGCCGCGAAGTTCCCCGGTGCCGCCACCACTGACGAACACACCTGGATCTTCGACGCCCCGGACCTGGTCACCGCGCTGCGCAAGGAGAGCTACCACACCGTCTGCGTCGGCGGCGTCGGCTTCTTCAACCGGGCCTCACCGTTGGGAGCGACCCTGCCCGGCCTGTTCACCGAGGCGCACTGGGAGCCGACGTTCGGGGTGACCGCACCGGCCTGCTTCGAAGCCCAACTGGACCGGATCGCCGAGGTCGTCCCGGCGGTGCCGGCCGACCAGCCACTGTTCCTGTTCGTCAATGTCGCCGCCATGCACCAGCCGAACCGGCACTACCTGCCCGGCGCCGACCGTGACAACCGGGACAGCCACGCCGCCGCTCTGGAGTACGTCGACCAGCACATCGGCCGACTCTTCGCCACGATGACGTCCCGCGACCGGCCGTGCATGACGATCATCTGCGCCGACCACGGCACCGCGTACGGCGAGGACGGACACAGCGGGCACCGGGTCGGCCACGAGGTGGTGTGGACGGTCCCGTACGCCGACTTCGTGCTCGCCCCCGGGTCGTGGTCCGCCGCGGCCGAGTCACCGTGA
- a CDS encoding STM4012 family radical SAM protein: MTVLGLGASVGGLDGSPYQGYLYGYPHKTAYRPLRPRPALRDVWSGQRRDALFLYLHLPFCEMRCGFCNLFTRSNPPAGQVRAYLDQLHRQADRVSAALGDDARVARVAVGGGTPTYLDAAELAELFDLIDRFRPAGTPTAVETSPATATPDRLAVLGARGTSRISIGVQSFLDAEARAAGRPQRRSEVEQALAAIRDQPIGELNIDLIYGIPGQTPATWEQSLAAALRWAPEELFLYPLYVRPLTGLSRRAPADLPDPQWDDQRLALYRQGVDRLRAAGYRQLSMRHFRLARLPDDVTGEYSCQDDGMVGLGCGARSYTTDLHYSFDYAVSVSQVRAIIDDYLSRPESDFDHAEVGYRLDVDEQRRRWLITSLLRADGCDPLGYTDRFASHPLDDFPQLAVLADRGWLTVTADRLALTDTGLAYSDAIGPWLVSGPVRAAMASLPTR, encoded by the coding sequence GTGACCGTGCTCGGGCTCGGGGCATCCGTCGGCGGGCTCGACGGTTCGCCGTACCAGGGATATCTGTACGGCTACCCGCACAAGACCGCGTACCGACCGCTGCGCCCCCGCCCGGCGTTGCGTGACGTCTGGTCCGGGCAGCGACGTGACGCGCTCTTTCTCTACCTGCACCTGCCGTTCTGCGAGATGCGGTGCGGCTTCTGCAACCTGTTCACCCGGTCGAACCCGCCGGCCGGGCAGGTGCGCGCGTACCTGGATCAGCTGCACCGCCAGGCGGACCGGGTGTCCGCCGCGCTCGGCGACGACGCCCGGGTCGCCCGGGTCGCGGTCGGCGGCGGCACCCCGACCTACCTGGACGCGGCCGAGCTGGCCGAGCTGTTCGACCTGATCGACCGGTTCCGCCCGGCCGGCACCCCGACGGCGGTGGAGACCTCGCCGGCGACCGCGACCCCGGATCGTCTCGCGGTGCTCGGCGCGCGGGGCACCAGCCGGATCAGCATCGGCGTGCAGAGCTTCCTGGACGCCGAGGCGCGGGCCGCCGGCCGGCCGCAGCGGCGCAGCGAGGTCGAGCAGGCCCTGGCCGCCATCCGCGATCAGCCGATCGGCGAGCTCAACATCGATCTCATCTACGGCATCCCCGGTCAGACACCGGCCACCTGGGAACAGTCGTTGGCGGCGGCGCTGCGCTGGGCGCCCGAGGAGCTGTTCCTCTATCCGCTGTACGTCCGCCCGCTCACCGGGCTGTCCCGACGTGCCCCGGCAGACCTGCCTGATCCACAGTGGGACGACCAGCGGCTGGCGCTCTACCGGCAGGGCGTCGACCGGCTCCGGGCCGCCGGCTACCGGCAACTGTCCATGCGACATTTCCGCCTGGCGCGGCTGCCGGACGACGTCACCGGCGAATACTCGTGCCAGGACGACGGCATGGTGGGGCTCGGCTGCGGTGCCCGTTCGTACACCACCGACCTGCACTACTCGTTCGACTACGCGGTCTCGGTCAGCCAGGTACGGGCGATCATCGACGACTATCTCAGCCGGCCGGAGTCCGACTTCGACCACGCCGAGGTCGGGTACCGGCTCGACGTCGACGAGCAACGCCGACGGTGGCTGATCACCTCGCTGCTGCGCGCCGACGGCTGCGACCCGCTCGGCTACACCGACCGGTTCGCCAGCCACCCGCTCGACGACTTCCCGCAGTTGGCGGTGCTCGCCGACCGGGGCTGGCTGACCGTGACCGCCGACCGGTTGGCGCTGACCGACACCGGGCTGGCCTACTCCGACGCGATCGGCCCGTGGCTGGTCTCCGGCCCGGTCCGCGCCGCGATGGCCAGTCTGCCGACCCGATGA
- a CDS encoding STM4011 family radical SAM protein, which produces MTSLPDPVIRPADPVIRSGDPVTGPRELSILYRGPLASCNYDCPYCPFAKRRDDPAALRADRAALERFVDWVERNPHGDRISVLFTPWGEALTRSWYRRALLRLAELEQVQRVAIQTNLAARLDFLADATAAALGRLAFWATYHPGQVDPDRFLRQCATLRTLGLRFSVGMVGLPEHLGSARSMRAALPTEVYLWVNAADGHRYDAAQEQEWAGVDPLFGYSVRPHPSAGRSCRTGESVISVAGDGTVRRCHFVAEPLGNLYDGSYRAALGPRPCPLATCDCHIGYVHLRTLPLYDVFAGGVLERIPAR; this is translated from the coding sequence ATGACCAGTCTGCCCGACCCGGTGATCAGACCCGCCGACCCGGTGATCAGGTCCGGTGATCCGGTGACCGGGCCCCGGGAGCTGAGCATCCTCTACCGGGGGCCGCTGGCCAGCTGCAACTACGACTGCCCGTACTGCCCGTTCGCGAAGCGGCGCGACGACCCGGCGGCGCTGCGGGCCGACCGGGCGGCGCTGGAGCGCTTCGTCGACTGGGTCGAGCGCAACCCGCACGGCGACCGGATCTCGGTGCTGTTCACCCCGTGGGGTGAGGCGTTGACCCGGTCGTGGTACCGGCGGGCGCTGCTGCGCCTGGCCGAGCTGGAGCAGGTGCAGCGGGTCGCGATCCAGACCAACCTGGCCGCCCGGCTGGACTTCCTCGCCGACGCGACCGCCGCCGCACTGGGCCGGCTGGCGTTCTGGGCCACGTACCATCCCGGCCAGGTCGACCCGGACCGTTTCCTGCGGCAGTGCGCGACGCTGCGTACGCTCGGGCTCCGGTTTTCGGTGGGGATGGTCGGCCTGCCGGAGCACCTGGGGTCGGCGCGGTCGATGCGGGCCGCGCTGCCCACCGAGGTCTACCTCTGGGTGAACGCCGCCGACGGGCACCGCTACGACGCGGCGCAGGAGCAGGAGTGGGCCGGGGTCGATCCGCTGTTCGGTTACAGCGTCCGCCCGCACCCGTCGGCCGGTCGGTCCTGCCGTACCGGCGAGTCGGTGATCTCGGTGGCCGGCGATGGCACGGTCCGCCGCTGTCACTTCGTCGCCGAGCCGCTGGGCAACCTCTACGACGGTTCCTACCGGGCGGCGCTCGGTCCGCGTCCGTGCCCGCTGGCGACCTGCGACTGCCACATCGGCTACGTGCATCTGCGGACCCTGCCGCTGTACGACGTCTTCGCCGGCGGTGTCCTCGAACGCATCCCTGCCCGCTGA
- a CDS encoding glycosyltransferase → MRVEIVTAGSRGDVAPYTGLGQALRAAGHQVTLTTHDNFTDLVTGAGLDFRPLPGDPYAAQRTTDGQRLHRHGGSLRGTVEFARQGRRYLDALGDGLLDVGVDADLLLLATTTAPLGYSVAQRRGIPSIGVFLQPVAPTGDFPPVLLGDRSWGRRGNRLLGLAGAAVSARAYDRASRRLRRRLGLPPVSLARLLAQAERANWPVLHGVSPSVLPRPTDWRRGLEMVGYWWPASDPGWTPPPELTEFLRAGPPPVLITFGSMAVLDPQAGPAIGTALRRAGVRAVVQAGWGDLRVASDDALPIGEVPHDWLMPRVAAVVHHAGAGTTAAALRAGVPSVTVPAIADQPFWAARLVRLGVGAEPIPARRLTADRLADAIRTVVHRPEYAERARRLAARIAAEDGCAEVLAALP, encoded by the coding sequence ATGCGGGTAGAGATCGTGACCGCCGGCAGCCGCGGCGACGTCGCCCCCTACACCGGTCTCGGGCAGGCGCTCCGCGCCGCCGGCCACCAGGTCACCCTGACCACCCACGACAACTTCACCGACCTGGTAACCGGTGCCGGGCTCGACTTCCGCCCGCTGCCCGGAGATCCGTACGCGGCGCAACGCACCACCGACGGACAGCGCCTGCACCGGCACGGCGGCAGCCTGCGCGGCACCGTCGAGTTCGCCCGCCAGGGCCGGCGCTACCTCGACGCTCTCGGCGACGGCCTGCTCGATGTCGGCGTCGACGCCGACCTGCTGCTGCTGGCCACCACGACCGCGCCGCTGGGCTACTCGGTGGCGCAACGACGCGGCATACCGAGCATCGGCGTGTTCCTGCAACCGGTGGCGCCAACCGGTGACTTTCCACCCGTACTGCTCGGCGACCGGTCGTGGGGTCGGCGCGGCAACCGGCTACTCGGGCTGGCGGGCGCGGCGGTCAGCGCCCGGGCGTACGACCGGGCGTCGCGGCGGCTGCGACGACGGCTCGGCCTGCCGCCGGTCAGCCTGGCCCGGTTGTTGGCGCAGGCCGAACGGGCGAACTGGCCGGTGCTGCACGGCGTCAGCCCATCGGTGCTGCCCCGCCCGACCGACTGGCGTCGCGGCCTGGAGATGGTCGGCTACTGGTGGCCCGCCAGCGACCCCGGATGGACACCGCCGCCGGAACTGACCGAGTTTCTGCGGGCCGGTCCCCCGCCGGTGCTCATCACCTTCGGCAGCATGGCGGTGCTCGACCCGCAGGCGGGCCCGGCGATCGGCACCGCGCTACGGCGGGCCGGCGTACGGGCGGTGGTGCAGGCCGGGTGGGGTGACCTGCGGGTCGCCAGCGACGACGCGTTGCCCATCGGCGAGGTGCCGCACGACTGGCTGATGCCCCGGGTCGCCGCCGTCGTGCACCACGCCGGGGCCGGCACCACCGCGGCCGCGCTGCGCGCCGGGGTGCCGTCGGTCACCGTGCCAGCCATCGCCGATCAGCCGTTCTGGGCAGCGCGGCTGGTGCGACTCGGCGTCGGGGCCGAGCCGATCCCGGCCCGCCGACTGACCGCCGACCGGCTGGCCGACGCGATCCGCACCGTGGTTCACCGACCGGAGTACGCCGAGCGTGCCCGACGCCTCGCCGCACGGATCGCCGCCGAGGACGGCTGCGCCGAAGTCCTCGCCGCCCTCCCCTGA
- a CDS encoding antibiotic biosynthesis monooxygenase family protein: MVLEIALIDVQPGQEAAFAQAYATGHELLATTAGCRSVRMTRGVETPTRFVLLVEWDSVAAHEENFRDSDRFPRWRELIGPYFAAAPLVEHFVDVPA; the protein is encoded by the coding sequence ATGGTCCTTGAAATCGCCCTCATCGACGTCCAGCCCGGCCAGGAGGCGGCCTTCGCCCAGGCGTACGCCACCGGCCACGAACTTCTGGCCACCACCGCCGGCTGCCGCTCGGTCCGGATGACTCGGGGTGTCGAGACCCCCACCCGCTTCGTCCTGCTCGTCGAATGGGACTCGGTCGCCGCGCACGAGGAGAACTTCCGGGACAGCGACCGGTTCCCCCGCTGGCGGGAGCTGATCGGGCCGTACTTCGCCGCCGCGCCGCTGGTGGAACACTTCGTCGACGTGCCCGCCTGA